The Solea senegalensis isolate Sse05_10M linkage group LG11, IFAPA_SoseM_1, whole genome shotgun sequence genomic interval tttttaaagcacacacacccaggatgtccatataaggagttgtgtattattcccatggtaAATGaacatgggtgcacctgcggcacagctccgtgccgtgtgagcactaggGGTTAATGGCTGGGTTTGGGATTAGGGGTCTCACTTTATCTACATTTCATCAGTTGCAGGTCAATTTACATCCGTCTTAAATTGGGCGTTTAGAAGATGGCCGACACGTTGTTGTTCCTCTCTTGTCGTagtttgttttctaattttatcTGGACCTGCATCAAACAAACGACACAAAGGACGTCGATAAGGGATGATGTTGGAATGTTACCACCATTCACTCGTGTTGGTGCCTTGGTCAGTTGTATAATAAAGAcgatttcctttcctttcctttcctgtgTAATACAGGGCCTGtatatgcgcacacacacacacacacacacagtcttcgTAGGACACTTCATTGTCTTCAGTCGTTTGAACAACTTAACCAAAACCTCATCCCTGACCACAATTCAACTCTCAGCCCTAcactttaaccagttcctcaacAAATGAGATTCCgccacattaggaccaggtttaggtctccatgaggactgccgGTCCTGTGTCTGAGACTGTGTCTCAGTGTTCTGGAGGTGAAACCTGACACTTTAATGATCTGGAGCTCATCCAAAAAAAACTCacaccttttcttcttctttaaaaaaatccacccctgctgtgtgtgtgtgtgtgtgtgtgtgtgcttcagaaCAGCAGGCTGAAAAACATCACCACGCTAACGGCAAGAGGGTGTCAtcggggggaggaggaggaggaggaggagcccgCAGTGGGCGGACACCCACATGAGACATTCCTTGGAGACAGAGagttgtaaacaaacatgctTTGGCCCaggggttctcaaactgtgtctGAGACTCTGTGTTGGTCGGTTGGCCTCCAGACACATTCACAtagagcaagaaaaaaaacagaacaaaacaaaaaaccacatgagacgtttttttaaatacaaatcattCGGTGGAGGAACGGAACAAGTTATATGTTACTTAACAAGTAACATATAAAGAGTTCATAAAGGACGACGAAGGTCCTCTGAACAGTGGAGTGTGATTCATAGATTCAAGATCACGACACATACATGTTTAGATGGTTTATAACACCTGAAACCACACTTCACGACAATGAAACTTCACTTTTTAATCAGAATCCATGAACTCACTGTGGGATTTGATGAAACTAATTCAATTATTGTTCATTTGaagtgaagaaaagacagaTCAAGGTGTTATTATGGAATTAGTTCATCTTTAAACACCTCAGAAAAGCACGTTTAACAGCAGGAAGTGTAGAATTATGGGCTCCATGTTAATCTGAAGATAACAACTTAACTTCCTCATCTTCAGCTGATGAAGTTATTTAGTCTCCGTGACAACTGtggagaaacacacagatatttaaaaaaaaacagcagtacaaagaatttatttttataagtGGAAAATCGATGTAACTCCACCCTGAGGCCAAGAAAGAACTTTTAAGTGCAACTGCAAAGGAGATAAAGACGGACAAACACGCCGGAGTCGTGGCGGGGAGTCATGGCGACGCTGGCCGCGACACGTAAACATGCATCAGGACACGTGTAACGTTGACAGCTACAGTTGTGTCCGTCTGCCACTGAAAAATCCCAACATCTTCTACAACACGACTCAGAGTTGCCAATAAGAagtttatttcagttcagtcgACATAGCTCGGATATTTTTCTGTGAACAACTTCACACATGTTATGAAATCATCTCTGGGGGGgcggagaaaaaaacaaaaaaaccttcctGTTAAACCTCTGCAGAGAGAAATGGGTTAGTCCAGAATTAAAATCCAAGCAGGCGAGGGAAAAATGGCCTTTTCGCTTCGCCCTCAAAATTCCGATGATACGTAGAAAATTTACACGTTGAATTCTGAGAAatccaaaacaaatatttacaagTCCTTACTTAGGTTTGCCGTCGACGATTTGTTTCCATCACAAAACGTCTGAAAAATATGGCAAAcgggagaaaacaaaaaggaggtttggtttttgtttcagCCGCGCTAAAGCACTTTCGGAGCTACTGTATCGTTACATACGTTCACAGGCACACGGCACGTTTCATAGCTACGCTGCTCGGCGTGTTTTTATCATAAATATCTTTAGCgttaagtgttttcttttcacctcCAGAGTCTTTTCACCTCCACTCATAAGAAGGAAAGACTCGTGTCTGTATGGCAATGTAGTGATTTACAAAAAGTCCTTAAACAATCCCTTTAAACATGTCTATGAGCTACATAGAGTTGAATATTTGCTTTAGACCTCAGGTGATGTTTTTCCTGAGTTGCTAGGGTTGCAGCGGTTACAGGGAAAAGAGAATTCTACTGAGTTGAGCTACGACATTTTTGCCCGTTTTAAGGCAATGAGGAAATCAGAGCATGGATGCCAGGTAGCTTTACCTGCAGTCACAATGATTTTTGCTGAGCAAtgataaaaagtaaaagcatCACTTATCTGATATGTAAACCACTTAAGTTTGGATTAGCTTCAGCTTCTACTTAAAcctgtcaaaaataaacaaaaaacactgaagctTCAACACTGTTTACGACGCCCCTTAATaagcaaaaagacaaaaaaaaaaactgcttctcagtgtttcatttttatagcaaagaaagagcaaaataatcattattaaacaagtagaaaatagaCAGCTTGCGACCTTTTCCCCCCTTCATGCAGAGAGAAGGTCAGCTTCAAGGTCACTTATCAGGGCGTGTGGTCGACAACGCTCATGCACGACGGCTGCCTTTCTGTCTCACGACTCCTCAGGACGTTCATCAGCAAATTAATAAACAAGAGAAATTGGAGGTGACaactaaagaaagaaatcaaaacGTGGGACAGAGACGGATAAGGGTTCATGCATTTGCTCTAAATGAggggggagaagaaaaagaagtccagagtttgtttttttctttctcgtgGATGAGCACATCAGTCCTGGTGCtgagcagaaagagagaggagagaagagtgagggaggaaggaggtgTAGAGGGGGGAGGTGACGGAGTGACTACACAGTGAccggtggagggagggagggagggaggaggaggaggtttatTTGACCAGCCTCTTGGCGACGTCTCCGTAGGCGATCTCGATCTCTTTGTCACTGGGGCAGGTGTTGGTGAACTCCTCGCGCGTGTAGGCGATGTTCAGGTACTTCCAGATGGCCGTCATCTCTTTGGGGATGTCGAAACCTCTGTACTTCTTGGCCACCACCTGCAGGGACAGTGAGGGCATCATGAGTCATACGTGAAGAAGCAAATGCATGAATCACGCAGTGTGCGTAGTTCAGGGTCGGTCTCTCgtgtcacatataaagtttTGAGGTGATCGGTCTATGTATGGcgaagttatagggcacttcctgttttgtggcgaatgGTCAAAATTAGCCAAACTTCCGATGGTTGccatggccacgcccttttgaaacCTTTTGATACCATTTTACCTTTGATGTGTCCAGTACAAATTGTTGCATTTATGTCGGTACGATAAACTCGCTTAGGCGAGTTCGTTCATTTACGAAGCGCGGCCAAGATGgccgccaaattcaaaatggctgacttcctgttgagttgaggttgGAAATGACAAATGGCAAAGTcgacaataaaacactgataGTCGTCGCTCTCACTGTTAAAGATGATTTTAGACAACAtcgtataaaaacacaacaagaaggAACAAGAACGCTGCTCACTCACCGACCGTCCCAACAACACAGTATTGTACAGATATTACACAGGTACTAGTGATACTCGTCAACAATATTTATctaataaagtaaaagtaaaaaggcTGCTGCTACCAGACGACCTGAAGGTTCTTGAGGGTTCACAATAAACCTGTGCTCTCTTTCTGGTCCTGGTCAGACCACGTGCAGCGGAGTTCTGCAGGAGCATAAGCTGAgctatgttcttttttttggagaaagTCTGGAAGTAATGGCCCCGTGCAAACATCTACTACATTCCTgcatactttatttaaaaataataataataataataattgtattccTCACTCACCTTAACTATGTGCAGTTTTGGCAGCAGGTTGCAGTCGGCCAGCGTCATCTCATCGCCATCCAAGAACTTGCGACTGGAGACCTTGACGTCCTCGATGCTGTTGTGGTCGATCTCATCGGGCAGTGGTGACCGGAGGTACTCGTCCAGCTTCTGCAGGGTCTTCAGGAGCCCGCGCTCCAGAGCTACGAGGAGACGCGGGATACGTtattactttaaaataacaaaactgaCTTCAGTTTATTTATAACATGTTCAGTATCAACACACAGGCCCGGACCGCTGCAGCTGGAGTTATACTGAGCGACCACATGAGGGCAGCATTCCATCACAAAGACAAACCTTTGTCATGTGCGTTTCAATCCTGAGACGCGGTGTATTGTTAATCTAACCTCATCTATCATCCTTCATccttcatttatcatttatagaTAGGTCATTAATACTTTTTTTCATTGGAAATTATGACACAGGCTTGAATGTATGACCTGAATGTGGCTCCATGCTTGGTTCAGTGACCGGTTCCTTTAGATAGCACTTATCACTGAACCATGAGATTCAGCTCCAAACTGTTGACATAGCCTTGTCTTTCACATCCAGCTGCACATGGCTCAATATTTTCCCAGGGCGGAGAACAGCCGCTGGCGACGCGATACAAAATCTAGGTATTCTGTGGAGATTATTAACATTGTTCCCAGGAAACAAATGAAGACACTGTTTAACCCCAGGATTCCACAGAATCTCAAAAAGACAATAGATGagatatttttccttttattcaaATAATCTTATGTGGTGGTTAATGATATGGCTTTTCTCTGCCAGTGCAGTCAGGTTACATTTAAATCAAGAACTGGCAGGGTGAGATTGTGAGCGCCAGTTCATTCTCAGGATAGCTACTCTGTGGTTTTTTGTGGAAAGCTCCGCCAGGTGAGACGGAAAGCACGAGGACAGGAGGCAGCGGCAGAACAAAAGCTCTGTGTCCCAGAGTGAGAGTGTAATTCACCAATCAGGGCAGGGCTACCGACGTCACCTAGCAACCAGTAACTCTCACTGCACAATAGGAAGGTTTCTCTAGTGCTGCTCTTAGCACTgatctcttgtgtgtgtgtgtgtgtgtgtgtgtgtgtgtgaatgtgtctcacAGAGAGACGCGGGCAGCCAGCTTACCCTCATTTGCATCGGGTTTGGAGTTTTTGATGTAGGCTGAAAACTTTGCAAAGATGTCCATACCAGCTGTGTTTGATTCAGGGTGTCTCGCACCAAGCTTTATGtacctacacacacaaaaacacatgtacatatacatttacacacacaatattacaGTATTCTTCTGAAATACTGATAGGGTGCACCACTTGGTTTTTAGTTTGCTAAAGACTAAAATGCCCAAATTAAGAGAAtcgttttcttttaaataatagCATATTTGTAAAATTAccaattaaagctgcaactaacgattattttcataatgaatggtccataaaatgtcagaaaaagtcaAAGAATGTTGACCAGTGTTTGTCACATAATGATGttcatctcaaatgtcttgttttaatgatttctttgtgttatggagcaaaaaactaagataatattcacatttgagaagctgaaacaatccgaaaatttgttttaatcatgaaaaaagcttcaaacgatcaatttagtaatcgattaatcgagtatttgtttcagctctattacCAACCtatgattttatttgtcttcaGTTGGGATAAATGGACTTGGAGCTAAAAGCTAAAAAAGGTATTACGAAAgtataaaaccaaaaatactAAGTGACATTTTGTGACGTCAGTGTGTTTAGATTGTAGGCGTGGCCTGCTGGAGGCACAGGGATTGGAAAGAGCACTCACTTCGGTGGGCAAAGCACATCCTCCAGGAACTCCTCGATCTTGTTGACGTCAGTTTTGACCTCGCCGTTGAAGGTGACGAAGGGCGGGTGTGTGCCGGGGGCCAGGTTCTGGAGGTCTGCCGGCTTTCTGGAAGAACAAAGAATGTGGAGACTTTAGCACGTTTGGCATGTTTTAATACAGTTTGTCGAAAGGTTGTCAAAGTGCATGACATAAGAGACATTACgtctttgaaataaatacaaaaaaactcTATGACGACGTGCTGCACACGAACcagcgtttgttttttttaatccagctATAGCTGCTGTGTctttgagcgtgtgtgtgtgtgtctccatgagAACGCTCGTGTGTCCTTCAAACTAGCATATTTTGTACCAGATGTCTCTGGCAGGCAGATGCcattgacacacaaacaaatatgagCATGTGTCGAGTGAGCAGCAGCACTACTGTGTGAACGCACACAGACCCAGATGCTTAGATCCATTCACTGGAGACGACAGATGGACGTACGCTGGCAAACAGTGTGAATCTTCCCTTGGTCCAGGCTCTGCGTTTCCGACAATGTTCATTAACATTAACGGTGGAGTtttgagtcaaaaaaaaaggcacaaaaacgGGAAATATCGTCACGCTTATTGCATGAAAAAAGGAAGTGGCTCCCTGACTCACTGATATCACTGAGGAGTGGGTAAGAAACCACAGCTTTGACCCACAACTACGACTCaggaaatgtaaacatgttgcaCTCAAGGACGTGACATGTGACATCCAAGTCCTTGTGCAGCTGTAAAAACCCTGActgttcttcattttcttttttacactaCAATAAAAGGAGAGCTACATGCCTGCTTTTGCACTACAGTCATTTCATGTTGATAAAAAAAGCAAAGGCTGTCAGTTCTTCCACtagaaagtcagtcagtcagttctTCCTCCACTGCCTTGCACAGGTTATTATCAGCATGGAGTTGTTTGTTACATACCTTCTTTCAGGTaaaatgcatgcatgcatgacCTTTTCATGTGCACACAGTTCTCCTTTTAGCATAAAAAAGCTCAGCAATGCTCAGGTGTAaattttggttgtttgtttgttgtttttattagcaTGCAGTGATTTCTATgtcccagaggaggagaagcagctgCTATAGAGACTGTGGGACAAATGTGAATGAAATAACCGTAAACCCATAGAAACAGGGAATTCATCTGACCATCAGCCATGGCTGAAAATAATCTGGCACTTGCCTGTCCTGGAAAAAACATGAAAGGGACCATTTAGATGaatcacacagacagaacatagtGGGTTTGGCAGAGAACATCTGGTGCTGGAATCCACATGCGAGGGGAAATTGCAGATGATAACTGGTTTACTGATCCCAGGCATGAAAAATAAGACGTTGCCCACCAAAATCTAAGCAGGAAGTGAGCGGAGTTAGGAACCTCAAATAGCCCCTCCAgggtctgtgtttattttcctctgatATTCTTCAGCCTGGGAAAGGGTCATGGGAAAACCAAATAAGTAGTCGGGAAGCACTGAGCGTGTCAGAGGTGTGGCCGTGTTACGGAGTCTTTCACAGAAACACCCAGAAATTTCAACAAAAACGCAatatttttatccttttttcaaacaaatcaaaaaggaCTCACCTCTTGAGATCGACCGTGGTGACGTTGAAGACGACTCCTTTAAGCCACAGGATCATGAAGAGCCTCTGAGAGAAGGGGCAGTTCCCGATGCTCTCGCCATCACTTCCCgccttaaataaacacacaagttaGAAGAGCGGCAGATTAGAAGTCGGCAATAATGTAACGGGCCTCATTCCTGAGGACCGGGTACACAAACGACGGCACCTCTTCCTATCTGATGGAGACAGTCATGTTCCTGGATTTAATCATTACATATagaacacacaaaagcagcagacAAAGATCTTACAAAAACATCTGTAACAAGTTTCTATTGCTGATAGCACTAGGCTTGAATCTAAAGCCGTAACGGAAAAGATAGCAATAATCTTAAGATCCCATCTCTGCTGCGCAACCTTTATGGCCCTCAGGCGTTTTACTGTACTCGCCCATTTCAGACAATTACTCTCTCATACATAGATCTCAAACACATTAAAGTAGGAGGGAAACAGTAGAGGGCCATCTCCGTCTCTTAAATGCTTCACCACACTTTCCCTGCATTAGTCTGCCAAGCTGCTGCCTGACAGTAAGAGGAAACTTCTCTAGAGTGATGGactcactgcacacacacacacacaagactgaGCAGTGGTGGTGAGAGGTGCATcaacatcattaaaactgaaataaagaaGAGCTGGATTAGGAAAAGAAAACCTCATTACACTCTCAGCCGGGGTGGGAAGCAACAAACTGTCAGAGATCTCTCCACCATCTCCACAACCATCGCTCTTTTCAGTTACACACTGTGTTGCGTGTTTGCTTTGCTCGACTCACGGCCATGTAGGGAGTAAGAGGGGTGTAGAAAAGGACAACATGGTTTGGAGCCTCttttaaaaactacaacaaaCTGTTTCTTAAGCGCAAACGCTTGTCATTAACCACCTGACCACATTTATCATGGTTATCTATTGGTGGTTCGACAACTCAGAAATAATCGTGATGACCTTTGTGACCATGTTGTGCGGCCGTACTGATAGTAAACAACCATGCATATTATATAATCTTCACTGAGGACTTGTTGCAGAGCCTGTGAGGGGAAGCCGCTCTACACTCAAGGCCAGCCAAGAAAGAATCATCTATTCatctattcatccattcacaagGACATGCATGGAGGTCATTCATGTATCTGTGCTGTGGAATGCACCTCTTTATTCAGATAATACAGTTTCTTTTGTCAGTCGTTCCACTTTCATTGtgtgaaatgcaaaataaacacacacacgcacatgctgTATTTTTCACTATGTTGCAAACCAATTTGCAAAGATATTCAAATCAGCTTTAGCGCCACAGCTTTATTCCGCGATGTGTGCGTCGCGTTTGAGACGTAGGTTCTGAACTGTCCTCAATAGAGGACTTTGTTTTGGAGCATGAAGTCAGTCCAGCAGCTCCTTGCCGGTGTGGACAGGCTGGctgctgtgtcctctgtgtgacACCCTGTGGGATGGCTCTGTTTGATCTGCCTGCTGGCTCCCATTGTACTGCGACTCTTCCCTCCCCTAAATTCAGTAACTGAAAAGCATGGATTAGATCATTGCCTTTGTTCGGCAAATGAAAGTCCTCCAAAATTCAATTCCACAATAAAAGCTTTGGCCGTGAAGTGTTGGCGGTATCATGGTCCGCGGCCATCACTGGACCAGACTTGCATTAGCGGATCCTCAGGGGATCCGACAGACATCAATGGGATGATTAGTCCATTTTCCCCCACAGCCTTACACCTACAGAGAACCACTCAGTTCTGGATCCAAGGTGGCAAAGCAGCACAGCAACTGTTCCCATGGCAATGGTCAGACACATGTGACATAGAAAACAGAGCAAACAGTGCGGAGGGGGCGACCAGTGTCTGAAGACAACTCTTATTCTGTGGGGGCATTAATcattcatcaaaataaaatcaggcaATTACAGTACTTGGACACAGCGCGCTGCTTTTTAAGCCAAGTTCATCTAAGTTGCTGCGTCTCAAATGGCCAAGACGAAGGCCGCTGCAGCACATGAAGACATTTTAcacttctctcttcctcctcagtctgTTCTTGGAGCAGTGGCAAGGTTCCAACCCTCAGGAGTCTGCAGCACAGCAGACAGCCGCTCTCTGCCGACCACAATGATAGGTGGGATGCAGCGAGAGActtcaggacagacagacagagattcGACGGGAAGCAAGGATTTTACGGGCAGTGCCTGTAAAAGATGCAAGAAAGAGGAAAGACGGCAATCCTCAGCAGCTGTGTGCTATTTGGCACACTgtattttcttcctcctcctctcccccctgTATCCCTCTTTCCCCTTATCCTGGGCCCCTCTGTGGCGTCAGGAGGGGGGCGGGAGGCGGGGGAGTTGGGCATTTGGGGAGGAGAGACAAACTATTCGAGAAATGTCCTGTTTCTCCCGCCAAAGAGGGTGCTTTGTTTAGATTAAGATGATGTTGGTCGGGCTGCATTTCCGCCGCCTGTGGCACATAAAGTGCTGTGCTGTTAAAAGGAGCTACActacatgtttttactgtgaggACACAAGTGAGGGGATCACAGTTCAAATTAGCACCAAGACGCTGACTTCCCCTGATCAATAGAAATCATAAACAtgcaagattttttttatatcattccAAGGGCCCAAAACCAATCTGTAAAACATTACAACAACTGCTCTCCACCACACAAACACCTCCCAGCATGCCGCTTGTTCACTGTGCCACTGGAGAGCATtttacacagcaacaacacaatgCACTTTTTGTTGTGCTAGGAAAGTGTTAGGAAAGTCACCAGCAAGCAAgtgcagaagaaagaaaaaacaaaaagaaacgtTTCTAACTGGCCCTTATAAGGCAACGGACATtagttcacaaaaaaaagcacattttccgAGAAGTTAACCAGCAATTGGGTTGCAAATGCTAGCAGCATTCACATGAACACTGTGCTGTGTCCAGTGACTGCTCTGCCAGTTTTACCACCCATGACTCACATCTTGGAGACAGCAGTGCCATcttttataaagatataaagaCTGAAAACCTCCTGTGAAACGGCCACAACTCAATCTGatccacagcagcaacagtcgACTAATGCTAACGGACTCTTGTGCTTCATTTAAGCTCAGTGGATGGGTCACGATTGGACAGACACTTGGTTTATTTaatgccaaacacacacacagctgcccaGCAGCGGATGGTAATCATGCTCAAGTCGGATGTTGTTGCGAAATCGTCTCAAAAAAAGGAAAGCTTGGCCCCACAGCAGTACAACAGGGTTCTTTCTTTCAGCCGGGGGTCCAATCATGTCcttgaaagaaaacacactgaggTCATTCCTATCATCACTTCCTTTTTGACTCTGAGTGATTATGTAGCCACTGATGTAATCACAAAACCTAGACTTTCACTGACACCGATATTTTACAGGTATCCTTGTCCAGTGTCATAACATTTTAAGAGCAGTCACATAAAATCCACGAGCTGTTACTTAACCTCTCCCCTCTATTTTTTGTTCTTCCACTGACATTTCTACTCATCTGATGCAACATCACAGTAACAGTAGCCAACCGTCAGGGACAATGGATCCTGTTCAGTCTGGGCACGGTCCTCCCAGTCTCCGCTCACAGTCTAATTTTAGTAACACGGTGGCCCGTGCCTTCCCCTCCCCAGTACACTTCATACTCTAAATTGGGTGGGCTGCTCAGCAATTTCGAGCCACACTTTGACCGAATAAGGAACTGACTGATGCAAGGAGCGCGGCAGCGTTCCACCTCCTGCTCTGACACACAGTGGGAATGTCTGTTTGAGAGTAGGCAGCCATGGCAACGTCATGGCGACACCTCTCCCCGTTTGTTAGTTAAGTATAGAGGCTTATGTTAAGACTGTCCCAGCCAAAATCAGTCAGTTTCAGACAGTGTTGCTCAGTCCATGGTGGTCTAAGCTGAGCCTGGTTGCTGGACGTCAATACATCGGGCTCATGGCACCTACACACTAGAATTATCTATCtattgtatatagtgtatattataGTTTGGCTCATTGTGTATCGCAAtgtctttaatttcatttcatttaatttttatgtatttatttgtattcttttaCTGCTGCTATGATGACCCAATTTCCCCtcagggataaataaagttatctatctgtctatctatagattatttattatttaattcaaatcGACATGAGAGATTTTGTGTTGAACTTTGGCCACAAGTTTGAATGATAAGGCccgggttgtgtgtgtgtgtgtgatgtgaccATGGTGAGGGGGATGAGTGTACGGAGGACTCAGACCCTGCTGGAACACGGAAACACCATCACATCCTTGGTGTGGCTCTGACTCAGGCTGACATCACACAGTGGAAACCTCAAAGCCGTCCAGACACAGGGCTACTGTTTCTGAGGCCTGAGCACATAAGCGTCGACTTGTGGAAAATTGGAGGCTCaggtctaaaaaaaaaccccagtgtTTTACAGCATAACCATGCTATGGCAATGATGTAAGCTAAGTCAATAACGTTTGACCACCAAATTTCTACAGAGATAAGAGACTGAGTGAGTTTAAGGCACGTGGTGAGCGTCTGCTAATGAGTAAGACTGAGGCCAAAATGAgggaaaagcaaacacagaggCAAGTGGAAGATCAGTGtgaacaaacatcatcatcctcactCTGCTGATTCAAGTGTTAGCCTCAGATCCACCTTCCACCCAAAACACATCCATAGACCCCAGACAGATGACTAAGTTAGACAGTATTCACATTTATACAGCTACATACAACACGTCTATGCTGATATTTTAGTATGGAAGCTAAGTCGTGATTAGCCCTTAAAACTACCTATCTTTAAAATCTAAACTACACTGACTGAGGGCACACACGTTTAATTTCAGCTCAAATTAACTCACCATCTGTTCATTAAGAACAACTGTCTCGTCTTGACAACTGTGAACAGACAAAGTCCCAGCATGCAATATCCACACATGCCACACATGGGAGGCAGCAGAGCATGTGTCATTGCCAACAAGCACTTGTCAATGTCTCACTCACACTTATATTTACTCTGACCTGTCCCTGAGTTGTGTTTCCATACATGTCTGCTTTGAACATTGAAATGTGCGCTGATGTACACTGTACAttacaataaaagcaacatttgtCGTCTTATTGCAGTGTTTTCAATACATTTATGATCAATTCCTATGAGTTGAGGTTTATGGAGGCCCTTATAACTAATATTTGGTAAACTTGTCGCTTTcgtcactttatcctccatgttcAGGTACGGCAATGTAATGAAACAACGTAGACGGTGAAATACAAGCACACTGGATCATGTTAAGACTGATTGAGTTACATGTGTAGGATTCTCcttattcacaaacacacctcGTCTCACAGAGAAGATGATGTGACACAGGTACAGTCAGAGGATTGtttatagaaaaataaaacactccaCGTTCCAGTGAACcagtgtttctccttcattcATTTAGCAGCGGCACACCACCGTCATTAGCGCCGCTAAAATCTTACATAATATCAAATGATTTGAGCACAACCTCCTACGTTAACTtggaattgttttaaaaaaaactaaacaggaAAAAATGCAAGGGAAACACTTCATGTACTTAGAAGAGTCTGAAGTGGCCGCTCATTGATG includes:
- the clic4 gene encoding chloride intracellular channel protein 4, which encodes MSLSVPQNGVKADSEPVIELFVKAGSDGESIGNCPFSQRLFMILWLKGVVFNVTTVDLKRKPADLQNLAPGTHPPFVTFNGEVKTDVNKIEEFLEDVLCPPKYIKLGARHPESNTAGMDIFAKFSAYIKNSKPDANEALERGLLKTLQKLDEYLRSPLPDEIDHNSIEDVKVSSRKFLDGDEMTLADCNLLPKLHIVKVVAKKYRGFDIPKEMTAIWKYLNIAYTREEFTNTCPSDKEIEIAYGDVAKRLVK